In Microvenator marinus, one genomic interval encodes:
- a CDS encoding CAP domain-containing protein gives MRVLLSSLLLAALISGCGGLSNSYINHPDVIEPNRLGTSEFADVIDWSSPDYEKINAACHLATNEARIAQGGQGLRWNATLEKAASAYAEESARGGFLAHEHPSNSAMRLPDQRVAAAGGANPITSENLAWIPGYPIGPDQGVYVRQGGYSITADGPLLSPHTYASLARTVVDGWLNSPGHRANLLDRNAREVGCGSYMTPDANGMSMVTFVQKFQVSELLK, from the coding sequence ATGCGCGTTCTCTTGTCTTCTCTTCTACTAGCTGCCCTCATTTCCGGCTGTGGCGGCTTATCCAATAGCTATATCAATCATCCTGATGTCATAGAGCCAAATAGGCTCGGCACCAGCGAATTTGCAGACGTGATCGATTGGTCTTCCCCCGATTACGAGAAGATCAATGCCGCGTGCCACCTCGCCACGAACGAGGCACGAATCGCCCAAGGGGGGCAAGGCTTACGTTGGAACGCGACTCTGGAAAAGGCGGCGAGCGCGTATGCCGAAGAGTCGGCACGCGGTGGGTTCTTGGCGCATGAGCATCCTTCGAACTCGGCGATGAGATTGCCCGATCAGCGCGTCGCGGCGGCGGGTGGAGCCAATCCAATTACCTCTGAGAATCTCGCATGGATTCCCGGCTACCCAATTGGTCCCGACCAGGGGGTCTATGTCAGGCAGGGTGGTTACTCAATTACCGCGGATGGGCCGCTTCTTAGCCCGCACACCTATGCGTCGCTGGCCCGCACCGTGGTTGACGGGTGGCTGAATTCTCCAGGGCATCGCGCCAACCTTCTTGATAGGAACGCTCGTGAAGTCGGCTGTGGGTCCTATATGACGCCGGACGCCAATGGCATGTCTATGGTGACCTTTGTCCAGAAATTCCAAGTCAGCGAGCTCCTAAAGTAA
- a CDS encoding ABC transporter permease subunit — protein sequence MNRVLLVARTEVMEQLRQPYMIVILALNYVLWGSLFVFGLMALSSVQDNPQALVLLEQQATGLGLCSGETALIAMTRLMTSTFGAVFFTTIPLFVAIMSGYSVLHDRAVGALPFLMLAPLSRYQLVFGKVLGALAIPFLLHLVFVGAISATALQFEVMDPQAYRFGGSAAWWVAYLLGAPSAAFLIGSLGVVISGLSSDVRTSMQYTSFFIGILSLGFGFALFDGIRFGVGAQLAFVAACLGMALLVLLAGSRIISRDI from the coding sequence ATGAATCGAGTTCTCTTGGTCGCAAGAACCGAGGTGATGGAGCAACTCCGTCAACCCTATATGATCGTCATCTTGGCTCTTAACTATGTGTTGTGGGGTTCACTTTTCGTATTTGGTCTCATGGCGCTTAGTAGTGTCCAAGACAACCCACAAGCGTTGGTCCTGCTGGAGCAACAAGCAACGGGACTGGGACTCTGCAGCGGTGAAACTGCACTCATCGCCATGACACGCCTAATGACCTCGACCTTTGGTGCGGTCTTCTTCACCACGATCCCTCTCTTCGTTGCGATCATGTCGGGTTACTCTGTGCTTCATGACCGTGCAGTCGGCGCCTTACCATTCCTGATGTTGGCGCCCCTCTCCCGTTACCAACTGGTATTCGGAAAGGTGTTAGGAGCCTTGGCGATACCTTTTCTGCTCCATCTCGTCTTCGTAGGCGCAATTAGCGCTACCGCGCTTCAGTTCGAGGTGATGGATCCACAAGCCTACAGATTTGGCGGCTCAGCTGCGTGGTGGGTAGCCTATCTTTTAGGAGCACCATCGGCCGCCTTCTTGATTGGTAGTCTTGGGGTCGTGATTTCCGGGCTCTCGAGCGATGTTCGCACATCCATGCAGTACACCTCCTTCTTCATTGGCATACTCAGCCTTGGTTTTGGCTTCGCGCTTTTTGACGGCATCCGTTTTGGTGTGGGCGCTCAGCTCGCGTTTGTCGCCGCCTGCCTTGGAATGGCATTGCTCGTCCTTCTTGCAGGGAGCCGAATCATCAGCCGAGATATCTAG
- the atpG gene encoding ATP synthase F1 subunit gamma, protein MPSLKDIRKRIASVKNTQKITSAMKMVSAAKLRRAQDAAEAARPYALKMNQVIASVASRVEDSSHPLLQTREMPTKALVIVVTSNRGLCGGFNTNVIRTVSKFVRDQKMAGVEVELATLGRKGAVFFRNSESMWKNYPEIIGNVSYAKARELAKEVTERFVNEEVDAVYVVYNEFISAIKYNTIVHPLLPLKLDDLATADEGQESLVASEYIFEPDETSLLEHLLPVNVVVQILRALLESEASEHGARMSAMDNATNNARDMISKLSLQYNRARQAYITKELMEIVSGSEALK, encoded by the coding sequence ATGCCTAGTTTGAAGGACATCCGAAAGCGAATCGCTTCGGTCAAAAACACGCAGAAGATCACCAGCGCCATGAAGATGGTTTCAGCTGCGAAGCTTCGGCGTGCCCAAGATGCGGCTGAAGCTGCGCGCCCGTACGCGCTCAAGATGAATCAAGTGATCGCCAGTGTGGCCTCGCGCGTGGAGGATTCCTCGCACCCACTTCTGCAAACTCGTGAGATGCCTACGAAGGCGCTCGTGATTGTGGTGACATCGAATCGTGGACTCTGTGGCGGATTCAACACCAACGTGATCCGTACGGTTTCGAAGTTCGTTCGAGACCAGAAGATGGCGGGTGTTGAGGTCGAGTTGGCGACACTCGGTCGCAAAGGGGCGGTGTTCTTCCGCAATAGCGAGAGCATGTGGAAGAACTATCCAGAGATCATTGGCAACGTCAGTTATGCAAAAGCTCGCGAACTTGCCAAAGAGGTCACCGAGCGCTTCGTCAACGAAGAAGTGGATGCAGTGTACGTGGTGTACAACGAGTTCATCTCGGCCATTAAATACAACACAATCGTGCATCCCCTGCTTCCATTGAAGCTCGATGATCTTGCTACGGCGGATGAGGGCCAAGAGTCCTTGGTCGCAAGCGAGTACATCTTTGAGCCCGACGAGACTTCGCTTCTAGAGCACCTCCTTCCTGTCAACGTGGTGGTCCAGATTCTTCGAGCATTGCTCGAGTCCGAAGCTTCGGAGCACGGCGCACGAATGTCAGCGATGGACAACGCGACGAATAACGCACGCGATATGATCTCGAAGCTCTCGCTTCAGTACAATCGCGCGCGTCAGGCATATATTACCAAAGAGCTCATGGAGATCGTCTCGGGGTCTGAGGCTCTGAAATAA
- the atpA gene encoding F0F1 ATP synthase subunit alpha yields the protein MAINIEEISSIIKGQIENYDKRVEVSETGTVISVGDGIARVHGLDSAMAGELLEFPHNVTGMVLNLEEDNVGAALLGNDSAISEGDTVKRTGRIVDVPVGEALLGRVVNALGLPVDGLGPIEAGERRRVEVKAPGIIQRKSVHEPLQTGLKAIDSMVPIGRGQRELIIGDRQTGKTAVAIDTIINQRETDVYCIYVAIGQKESTVAQVVERLRQANALEYTTIVTATASESAPLQYLAPYTGVTIGEYFRDNGKHALIIYDDLSKQAVAYRQLSLLLRRPPGREAYPGDVFYIHSRLLERAAKMSDAEGAGSLTALPVIETQAGDVSAYIPTNVISITDGQIFLESDLFFAGVRPAINVGISVSRVGGAAQIPAMKNVAGTLKLDLAQYRELEAFSQFASDLDKATQQQLFKGARLVEILKQPQYQPLHVSKQALLILAANAGVIMALEVPQLRAFEDGLYDYAENKDGEIWKKIAGDKNFGKKVNTDSQSEVTAAAVKILQSYIKEFKAQRQEAAAE from the coding sequence ATGGCTATCAATATTGAAGAAATTAGTTCGATCATCAAAGGTCAGATCGAGAACTACGACAAGCGCGTCGAAGTTAGCGAGACCGGTACGGTGATCTCGGTTGGTGACGGTATCGCACGTGTCCACGGTCTTGATTCGGCGATGGCAGGAGAGCTCCTTGAGTTCCCTCATAACGTCACCGGCATGGTTCTCAACCTTGAGGAAGACAACGTCGGTGCGGCCCTTCTCGGTAACGACTCCGCGATTAGCGAAGGCGATACTGTTAAGCGAACCGGCCGTATCGTTGACGTTCCAGTGGGTGAAGCACTTCTCGGACGCGTTGTGAATGCCTTGGGCCTTCCGGTAGACGGACTCGGACCAATCGAGGCCGGCGAGCGACGTCGTGTAGAGGTCAAGGCTCCTGGTATCATTCAGAGAAAGTCTGTTCACGAGCCGCTGCAGACCGGTCTGAAAGCTATCGACTCGATGGTTCCAATCGGACGTGGCCAGCGCGAGCTCATCATTGGTGACCGTCAGACGGGTAAAACCGCAGTCGCAATCGACACGATCATCAACCAACGCGAAACCGATGTGTACTGCATCTACGTTGCCATCGGGCAGAAAGAGTCCACGGTTGCTCAGGTTGTGGAAAGGTTGCGTCAGGCGAATGCGCTTGAGTACACCACGATCGTAACGGCTACCGCTTCAGAATCTGCTCCTCTTCAGTACCTCGCACCCTATACCGGTGTGACGATCGGCGAGTACTTCCGTGATAATGGAAAGCACGCCCTGATCATCTACGATGACCTTTCAAAGCAAGCTGTGGCTTATCGTCAGCTCTCGCTTCTTCTTCGTCGTCCTCCGGGACGCGAGGCCTATCCAGGCGATGTTTTCTACATCCACAGCCGCCTGCTCGAGCGCGCAGCGAAGATGTCAGACGCTGAGGGCGCTGGCAGCTTGACAGCGCTTCCTGTGATTGAAACTCAGGCTGGTGACGTGTCGGCATACATTCCGACGAACGTGATTTCGATCACCGACGGTCAGATCTTCCTAGAGTCTGACTTGTTCTTCGCTGGTGTACGTCCTGCGATTAACGTCGGTATCTCGGTTTCGCGTGTGGGTGGTGCCGCTCAGATTCCTGCGATGAAGAACGTTGCAGGTACCTTGAAGCTCGACCTTGCTCAGTATCGTGAGCTCGAGGCGTTCTCACAGTTCGCATCCGACCTTGATAAAGCGACTCAACAGCAGCTCTTTAAAGGTGCGCGACTTGTGGAGATCCTCAAGCAGCCACAATACCAGCCGCTGCACGTCTCCAAGCAAGCACTTCTGATCTTGGCCGCTAACGCAGGCGTGATCATGGCACTTGAGGTGCCTCAGCTTCGCGCGTTCGAAGACGGTCTCTATGACTACGCCGAGAACAAAGACGGCGAGATTTGGAAGAAGATCGCTGGCGACAAGAACTTCGGCAAAAAGGTCAATACGGACTCGCAAAGCGAAGTGACGGCTGCAGCAGTGAAGATTCTCCAGTCGTACATCAAAGAGTTCAAGGCTCAGCGCCAAGAAGCTGCCGCCGAATAA
- a CDS encoding serine hydrolase domain-containing protein, which translates to MAKNPAPAPAEGTFEVGYERVAEVFAHQLKTEEIGAGLAVYRSGQCVVDLWGGLADRKSSRAWERDTRIVVFSVTKGFAAMALHLLADRGLLDWSEPVGTYWPEFSQSGKSKITVGQLLGHRGGLAFLDTKLSMDDLTDPSRYPKVLEAMETQKPSWRPGEDQGYHAITFGMYARELFERIAGESMGAFLRREIFEPLASDVHLGTPQSEDSFIATLYPPATPSRVFRMMTSATLEPESTEAFVLKEFLDRKSTMRQAFTNPAIPGNDMTLYNKEPVRRSELAWASATGSAQGVARAYLPFSMEGSFEGRQFLKAETLEPAYRRLGWSTHDRVLQKPLGWSNGFLKEERHLFSPNPESFGHAGMGGALGWVDPVNEISFGYVMNKMDWHVRSPRAVALCRALYESTALIEGR; encoded by the coding sequence ATGGCCAAGAACCCAGCCCCAGCGCCAGCAGAAGGTACCTTCGAGGTCGGGTACGAACGCGTGGCCGAAGTGTTTGCTCATCAGCTCAAGACCGAAGAAATTGGGGCAGGCCTGGCCGTCTATCGTAGTGGCCAGTGCGTGGTTGACCTCTGGGGTGGTCTTGCGGACAGGAAGTCGAGCCGGGCATGGGAGCGAGATACGCGCATTGTGGTCTTCTCGGTTACGAAGGGATTTGCAGCCATGGCGCTGCATCTTCTGGCAGACCGTGGTCTGCTGGATTGGTCCGAACCCGTTGGCACCTATTGGCCAGAGTTTTCGCAGTCGGGAAAGTCAAAGATTACGGTCGGGCAACTCCTTGGCCACCGTGGCGGTTTGGCGTTCTTAGATACCAAACTGAGCATGGACGACCTCACGGATCCTTCAAGGTATCCCAAAGTCCTTGAAGCGATGGAGACTCAAAAGCCCTCGTGGAGGCCGGGTGAAGATCAGGGATACCATGCGATAACCTTTGGAATGTACGCACGTGAGCTTTTTGAGCGGATCGCTGGCGAGTCGATGGGCGCATTCTTGCGTCGCGAGATCTTTGAGCCACTGGCCTCGGACGTACATTTGGGAACGCCGCAGAGCGAGGATAGCTTCATCGCCACACTCTACCCGCCCGCGACCCCTTCCCGCGTCTTCAGGATGATGACCAGTGCGACTCTGGAGCCGGAATCTACAGAGGCTTTCGTACTCAAAGAGTTTTTGGACCGTAAATCCACGATGCGTCAGGCCTTCACCAACCCTGCCATTCCGGGCAACGATATGACGCTCTACAACAAGGAGCCGGTCCGGCGCTCCGAGCTCGCCTGGGCCTCGGCCACGGGGAGTGCGCAGGGGGTGGCGCGCGCTTACTTGCCGTTCTCAATGGAAGGAAGCTTCGAGGGTAGACAATTTCTCAAGGCTGAAACTCTGGAGCCGGCGTACCGGCGACTCGGATGGTCGACCCATGATCGCGTGCTTCAAAAGCCACTCGGCTGGTCCAACGGATTCTTGAAAGAAGAAAGGCATCTCTTTTCACCGAACCCCGAGTCCTTTGGTCACGCGGGAATGGGCGGTGCCCTGGGTTGGGTAGATCCGGTCAACGAAATCAGTTTCGGATATGTCATGAACAAAATGGACTGGCACGTCCGCTCGCCTCGGGCGGTCGCACTCTGCCGCGCGCTCTACGAATCTACAGCGCTCATCGAGGGAAGATGA
- the atpD gene encoding F0F1 ATP synthase subunit beta, with the protein MAATANHGKITQVIGPVVDVAFPADSVPPILTALRVSNPAISDKTGNLVLETALHLGEGIVRTIAMDTTDGLVRGMEVHNTGDYITVPVGPKVLGRILNVTGDPVDEISIIELNDGTKVRGIISEEGDTAYTVKVRSTEDAHHVEETKVSKTNVKRIYDVEADERWAIHRTPPTYEDQSTSKEMFETGIKVIDLLAPYSKGGKIGLFGGAGVGKTVLIQELINNVAMSHGGYSVFGGVGERTREGNDLYFEFLESKVLAPNGDWENSKAALVYGQMNEPPGARARVALSALTIAEYFRDQEGRDVLLFVDNIFRFTQAGAEVSALLGRIPSAVGYQPTLATEMGQLQERITSTKKGSITSVQAIYVPADDLTDPAPATAFAHLDATTVLSRQLAALGIYPAVDPLDSTSRILEPDVVGREHYEVARRVQSTLQRYKELQDIIAILGMDELSDEDKLIVERARKIQKFLSQPFFVAEQFTGMSGKYVKLEDTIAGFKSLVDGEVDELFEQAFYLVGTLDEAREKHERLVAELEKG; encoded by the coding sequence ATGGCTGCTACAGCAAATCACGGCAAAATTACTCAGGTCATTGGACCGGTTGTGGACGTTGCGTTCCCAGCGGATTCTGTACCACCGATTCTGACGGCGTTGCGCGTGAGCAACCCAGCGATTTCGGACAAGACCGGAAACCTCGTTCTGGAGACCGCACTTCACCTCGGTGAAGGAATCGTTCGAACCATCGCCATGGACACGACGGACGGCCTTGTGCGTGGCATGGAAGTTCATAACACTGGTGATTATATCACCGTGCCTGTGGGCCCAAAGGTTCTCGGCCGAATCCTGAACGTGACCGGCGATCCAGTGGACGAGATCTCGATCATCGAACTCAATGACGGAACCAAGGTTCGTGGCATCATCTCGGAAGAAGGCGACACGGCTTACACCGTGAAAGTTCGAAGCACCGAAGACGCCCACCACGTTGAAGAAACCAAGGTTTCTAAGACCAACGTCAAGCGCATCTACGATGTGGAAGCCGACGAGCGTTGGGCAATCCACCGAACTCCTCCTACCTACGAAGATCAGTCGACTTCGAAAGAGATGTTCGAAACCGGTATCAAAGTTATCGACCTTCTCGCGCCATACTCCAAAGGCGGAAAGATCGGTCTCTTCGGCGGTGCCGGTGTGGGTAAGACCGTTCTTATTCAGGAACTCATCAACAACGTTGCTATGAGCCACGGTGGTTACTCCGTGTTCGGCGGCGTGGGTGAGCGTACTCGTGAAGGAAACGACCTTTATTTCGAATTCCTCGAGTCGAAGGTTCTCGCGCCAAATGGCGATTGGGAGAACTCCAAAGCGGCTTTGGTGTACGGCCAGATGAACGAGCCTCCTGGAGCGCGTGCACGCGTTGCTCTTTCGGCTCTTACCATCGCTGAGTACTTCCGCGACCAAGAGGGACGTGACGTTCTTCTCTTCGTGGACAACATCTTCCGTTTCACCCAGGCGGGCGCTGAGGTTTCGGCTCTTCTCGGTCGTATTCCTTCAGCTGTGGGTTACCAGCCAACGCTTGCTACCGAAATGGGCCAGCTTCAGGAGCGTATTACCTCAACGAAGAAGGGCTCGATTACTTCGGTTCAGGCCATCTACGTTCCTGCTGACGACTTGACAGACCCTGCTCCAGCAACGGCTTTCGCTCACTTGGATGCAACCACGGTTCTTTCGCGTCAGCTGGCCGCTCTCGGTATCTACCCTGCTGTGGACCCCTTGGACTCCACCAGCCGTATCCTTGAGCCAGACGTCGTTGGTCGCGAGCACTACGAAGTGGCTCGTCGTGTTCAGTCGACACTTCAGCGATACAAAGAATTGCAGGATATCATCGCAATTCTCGGTATGGACGAGCTTTCGGATGAAGATAAGCTCATCGTAGAGCGCGCTCGTAAGATCCAAAAGTTCCTCTCCCAACCATTCTTCGTGGCCGAGCAGTTCACGGGTATGTCAGGGAAGTACGTCAAACTTGAGGACACGATCGCTGGATTCAAGTCCCTCGTTGACGGTGAAGTTGATGAACTCTTCGAGCAGGCCTTCTACCTCGTTGGTACGCTTGATGAAGCTCGCGAGAAGCACGAGCGACTCGTCGCCGAACTTGAGAAAGGTTAA
- a CDS encoding cation:proton antiporter: MKDTVFLETLGMMIVMSGFLLVIAKKLSTPSIVLFIFAGLLLDPILGLVDLSSAFGADHHAEGANAAIAMMSHLGIALLLFLVGLELSLERIKDVGKVAAIAGLGQISLTAAAGFGISYVLGFSMVDAAFLAVALTFSSTVVVVKLVGQRKETDSFHGRIAVGVLLVQDLVVIIALTFLAGIGGEGSANGADMALDLAKAFAGMVVMLVGALILAKYVLPKPFEWAARRPEMLLIWSLALCFGSVVAAESLGLSPEIGAFLAGMSLAQLGCAHDLIRRLQALMNFFIAVFFVTLGAQMQLTEAGDQLVPAILLAVFVVIAKPVILIFLVSRLGYSQETSFKTGITLAQISEFSFILAAMGMSTGLIGKEILAVIAIVGLSTIILSSYLIIHLDWLFERVKQWELLSFLGVDVEAPESDAEVLSDHIIIIGMNSMGRRIAVQLHDQGETVLAIDTDINKVKDLECKSMLGNVEYLQVLEEAGFDRAKLVVSTLHIEDTNNLVAYHSQQAGVPCVVHGFDATVHDALKELGVTYLIDSKKAGMGVLVDRVLDLELQ; the protein is encoded by the coding sequence ATGAAAGATACAGTCTTCTTGGAGACCCTCGGGATGATGATTGTGATGTCGGGGTTTCTCCTCGTCATCGCCAAGAAGTTATCCACACCGAGTATCGTACTCTTTATTTTCGCGGGCCTCTTGTTAGACCCGATTTTGGGTCTTGTGGACCTGAGCTCCGCGTTTGGAGCGGACCACCACGCCGAAGGAGCAAATGCAGCAATCGCGATGATGTCGCACCTCGGCATTGCCTTGCTTCTCTTCCTGGTTGGGTTGGAACTAAGCCTGGAGCGAATCAAAGACGTGGGCAAAGTTGCGGCAATCGCAGGCCTTGGCCAGATTTCGCTGACTGCCGCCGCTGGATTCGGGATTAGTTACGTATTGGGTTTTTCGATGGTCGACGCCGCCTTTCTGGCGGTGGCGCTGACCTTTAGCTCGACCGTGGTTGTGGTGAAACTCGTCGGGCAGCGAAAAGAGACGGATTCCTTCCACGGTCGTATCGCGGTCGGTGTGCTCTTGGTTCAAGACCTCGTAGTCATCATCGCGCTGACGTTTCTAGCAGGTATTGGAGGTGAGGGGTCAGCCAACGGGGCCGATATGGCGCTCGACCTCGCAAAGGCCTTTGCGGGCATGGTCGTGATGTTGGTTGGTGCGTTGATTTTGGCAAAGTATGTGCTTCCGAAGCCGTTCGAGTGGGCGGCGCGCCGACCCGAGATGCTCTTGATTTGGAGCCTCGCGCTTTGTTTCGGCTCCGTCGTTGCCGCAGAGTCGCTGGGTCTAAGTCCCGAGATCGGTGCATTTTTGGCAGGGATGAGCCTCGCCCAGCTCGGTTGTGCCCACGATTTGATTCGCCGGCTTCAAGCCCTGATGAATTTCTTCATCGCCGTGTTCTTCGTGACTCTTGGCGCGCAGATGCAGCTAACAGAGGCAGGTGACCAACTCGTTCCGGCCATTTTGCTTGCGGTTTTTGTGGTGATCGCCAAACCCGTGATTTTGATCTTCCTGGTCTCACGGCTTGGGTATTCGCAGGAAACGAGTTTCAAGACCGGTATCACGCTGGCTCAGATCAGCGAGTTCTCGTTCATACTCGCTGCGATGGGTATGTCGACTGGCCTAATAGGCAAAGAGATCTTGGCTGTCATCGCGATCGTGGGGCTTTCGACGATTATCTTGAGTTCCTACCTGATCATCCATTTGGATTGGCTCTTTGAACGCGTGAAACAATGGGAGTTGCTCTCGTTTCTAGGCGTGGACGTTGAAGCGCCAGAATCCGATGCCGAAGTCCTGAGCGACCACATCATCATCATCGGAATGAATTCGATGGGGCGCAGAATCGCTGTTCAATTGCACGACCAGGGCGAAACGGTGCTGGCTATCGACACAGACATCAACAAGGTCAAAGACCTCGAGTGTAAGTCGATGCTTGGAAACGTCGAGTACCTTCAAGTTCTTGAAGAGGCAGGGTTCGATCGCGCGAAGTTGGTGGTTTCCACACTGCATATCGAAGATACAAACAACCTTGTCGCGTACCACTCGCAA
- the atpH gene encoding ATP synthase F1 subunit delta gives MRHLASKRYAKAFLQIAIERNNASVLQKQLDELAEIHTLSDAFKNVVTNPSVRIEERRSVVKNIAGKLGWDPMTQNLALLLVDKDRIQYVSEIAEEFGRLLDEHEGRVRARVVSARALAPAQQEVLKSALASLTGKSVVLKSEVDESLLGGVVTHVGNTVYDGSVRTHLNKIRESILEEV, from the coding sequence ATGAGACATCTCGCATCAAAGCGATACGCAAAGGCGTTTTTGCAGATTGCAATCGAGCGCAATAACGCGAGCGTGTTGCAAAAGCAGTTGGATGAGCTCGCAGAGATCCACACGTTGAGCGACGCGTTCAAGAACGTGGTGACCAACCCGAGCGTGCGAATTGAAGAGCGCAGAAGCGTTGTGAAGAACATCGCGGGCAAGCTCGGTTGGGATCCTATGACCCAAAACCTCGCGCTTCTGCTGGTGGACAAAGACCGTATTCAATACGTGTCAGAAATCGCCGAAGAGTTCGGTCGGTTGCTCGATGAGCATGAAGGTCGTGTGCGCGCCCGCGTGGTTTCCGCACGGGCCCTCGCGCCAGCGCAACAAGAAGTTTTGAAGTCAGCACTTGCGAGTCTGACGGGTAAGAGCGTGGTGCTCAAATCGGAAGTAGACGAGTCCCTTTTGGGGGGCGTAGTTACCCACGTGGGTAATACGGTTTACGACGGATCTGTGCGAACCCATCTCAATAAAATTCGTGAATCTATTTTGGAAGAAGTCTAA
- a CDS encoding ABC transporter ATP-binding protein, with protein MSETIVSMKALAKAFGDTEVLAPLTKEISAGEVIGIVGPNGGGKSTLLGLMAGLQRPSSGSIEICGKPAHLIALQSAGLVGLVLARPGLYPLLNGRENLEYFGGLFGLSKSEVKSKAAELVDLFGLKPHMEKRLHTWSTGMQQKLSLVRALLLSPKLLLVDEPAANLDPVAAKAFYDELRRRADSKESPLACVCVTHDLNAAEAISDRVWVVNGGLKEEIKLKRKTHNQEGPIFEAWKRAIS; from the coding sequence ATGAGTGAAACGATTGTTTCGATGAAGGCGCTCGCGAAAGCTTTTGGAGACACAGAAGTTTTGGCCCCTCTGACCAAAGAGATCTCGGCCGGAGAGGTGATTGGAATCGTGGGACCAAACGGGGGTGGAAAGAGTACCTTGCTTGGCTTGATGGCCGGACTTCAACGCCCATCGAGTGGGAGCATCGAGATTTGTGGGAAGCCCGCACACCTGATCGCTTTGCAGAGCGCCGGCCTGGTCGGGCTCGTCCTCGCGCGTCCAGGCCTCTATCCACTTTTGAACGGCCGCGAAAATCTCGAGTACTTTGGTGGCCTCTTTGGGCTCTCAAAATCGGAAGTGAAATCCAAAGCCGCCGAACTCGTGGACCTTTTTGGCCTCAAGCCACATATGGAAAAACGCCTTCACACGTGGTCGACCGGCATGCAGCAGAAATTGAGTCTGGTCCGGGCACTACTCCTTTCGCCGAAACTCCTTCTTGTAGATGAACCCGCAGCGAACCTTGACCCCGTGGCCGCGAAGGCCTTCTACGACGAGCTCAGACGCCGCGCAGACTCAAAGGAATCTCCACTCGCCTGTGTGTGTGTCACGCATGACTTAAACGCAGCAGAAGCCATTTCTGACCGTGTCTGGGTTGTGAACGGAGGCCTCAAGGAGGAAATCAAACTCAAGAGGAAGACGCATAACCAGGAAGGGCCCATTTTTGAAGCGTGGAAGAGGGCAATCTCATGA
- the atpC gene encoding ATP synthase F1 subunit epsilon — translation MSTLTIEVVTPEKAVLVGSAEEIILPGSEGQMGILPGHLPLLSGLGIGQMTVRGFKGEIGREQVSGERKFFVDGGFVEVLPDKVTVMTEACDGYDEIDVNAAKAAIEEAERELLAMEERAKSEEVEGEVLERHQEALKRARMRLLMHEEGE, via the coding sequence ATGTCAACTCTGACCATTGAAGTCGTAACGCCGGAAAAAGCTGTATTGGTCGGCTCTGCCGAGGAGATTATCCTTCCCGGTAGTGAAGGCCAAATGGGCATCCTTCCTGGCCACCTTCCTTTGCTCTCCGGTCTTGGTATCGGTCAAATGACCGTGAGAGGCTTCAAGGGCGAGATTGGTCGCGAGCAAGTTAGCGGTGAGCGTAAGTTCTTCGTTGATGGCGGATTCGTCGAAGTGTTGCCCGACAAGGTCACCGTGATGACCGAGGCGTGTGACGGCTACGATGAGATCGACGTAAACGCTGCCAAGGCTGCGATCGAAGAGGCCGAGCGCGAGCTCCTCGCGATGGAGGAGCGTGCGAAGTCCGAGGAAGTCGAAGGCGAGGTTCTAGAGCGTCACCAAGAGGCTCTCAAGCGTGCCCGTATGCGTTTGTTGATGCACGAAGAAGGCGAATAA